In Cupriavidus basilensis, one genomic interval encodes:
- a CDS encoding heavy metal response regulator transcription factor, which yields MSILVIEDDPKTGDYLKKGLRESGYAVDLARTGTDGLHMALEHAYDLVVLDVMLPGIDGWEIMRTLRARRDLPVIFLTARDHVNDRIHGLELGADDYLVKPFSFIELVLRIRTLLRRGVVREAELFEFADLKLDVLRRKVTRQGVEIVLTNKEFLLLHLLVKRQGEALSRTLIAAEVWDMNFDSDTNVVDVAIKRLRAKVDQPFDKKLIHTVRSIGYTFGEGA from the coding sequence ATGAGCATCCTCGTCATCGAAGACGACCCCAAGACCGGCGATTACCTCAAGAAGGGTTTGCGCGAAAGCGGCTACGCCGTGGATCTCGCACGCACCGGTACGGACGGCCTGCACATGGCGCTGGAACACGCCTACGACCTCGTCGTGCTCGACGTGATGCTGCCGGGCATCGACGGCTGGGAAATCATGCGCACGCTGCGCGCGCGGCGCGACCTGCCGGTGATCTTCCTGACCGCGCGCGACCATGTCAACGACCGCATCCACGGGCTTGAGCTCGGCGCCGACGATTACCTCGTCAAGCCGTTTTCGTTCATCGAACTGGTGCTGCGCATCCGCACGCTGCTGCGCCGCGGCGTGGTGCGCGAGGCGGAGCTGTTCGAGTTCGCCGACCTCAAGCTCGATGTCCTGCGCCGCAAGGTGACGCGCCAGGGCGTGGAGATCGTGCTGACCAACAAGGAATTCCTGCTGCTGCACCTGCTGGTCAAGCGCCAGGGCGAGGCGCTGTCGCGCACGCTGATTGCCGCCGAGGTGTGGGACATGAACTTCGACAGCGACACCAACGTCGTCGATGTGGCCATCAAGCGGCTGCGCGCCAAGGTCGACCAGCCCTTCGACAAGAAGCTTATCCATACCGTGCGCAGCATCGGCTATACCTTCGGCGAGGGCGCGTGA
- a CDS encoding heavy metal sensor histidine kinase, translated as MKAWSSRSLTARTTLSFAAIACVVIGALGAYFYQSVKTSMEARADLQLIGRVAHFRRLASDVYTVGELKDRPLLFESMLGAERDVLIFRKPGEPPFIHVNPDNLPVPAKLEASAPGDGAGPSAASILRTWLDNGVPVHWAAAMARSSEDGGVVEVIAAHPMSNEVRMLAAYRDRVVLAALVGMLAATALAFFAIRRGLKPVGSIAARAAEISPASLAVRLDERDAPAELRGLVGAFNAMLDRLADGYERLSQFSADLAHEIRTPVGALIGQTQVTLSQSRRPEEYQDVLESNLEELNRLGHIAENILFLAQADHAGLVIERAPVSLPDELNKIAEYFEGPADEKAMTFDVEALGTVWANPLLCRRAINNLVVNAVRYGAPGSVVRLSSTEEPDGIVVAVENQGEAIPQAQLDRLFDRFYRGDAARSRVAESNGLGLAIVKAIMVLHGGGVMASCPAPGLVRFALRFPRQQGVAS; from the coding sequence GTGAAAGCCTGGTCCTCGCGCTCGCTGACCGCGCGCACCACGTTGTCGTTCGCCGCGATTGCCTGCGTGGTGATCGGCGCGCTGGGCGCGTATTTCTACCAGTCCGTCAAGACCTCGATGGAGGCCCGTGCCGATCTGCAGCTGATCGGGCGCGTGGCGCATTTCCGCCGGCTGGCCAGCGATGTGTACACCGTCGGCGAGCTCAAGGACCGGCCGTTGCTGTTCGAATCCATGCTTGGCGCCGAGCGCGACGTGCTGATTTTCCGCAAGCCGGGCGAGCCGCCGTTTATCCACGTCAACCCGGACAACCTGCCGGTGCCGGCAAAGCTCGAGGCCTCTGCGCCGGGCGACGGCGCCGGCCCGAGCGCGGCCAGCATCCTGCGCACCTGGCTGGACAACGGCGTGCCGGTGCACTGGGCGGCCGCGATGGCGCGCTCCAGCGAGGATGGCGGCGTGGTCGAGGTGATTGCCGCGCATCCCATGAGCAACGAAGTGCGGATGCTCGCCGCCTACCGCGACCGCGTGGTGCTGGCCGCGCTGGTCGGCATGCTGGCGGCGACCGCGCTCGCCTTCTTCGCCATCCGGCGCGGGCTCAAGCCGGTAGGCAGCATCGCCGCGCGGGCCGCCGAGATCAGCCCCGCCAGCCTCGCCGTGCGTCTTGATGAGCGGGATGCTCCCGCCGAGCTGCGCGGCCTCGTCGGCGCGTTCAACGCCATGCTGGACCGGCTGGCCGACGGCTACGAGCGGCTGTCCCAGTTCTCCGCCGACCTGGCCCACGAGATCCGCACGCCCGTGGGCGCGCTGATTGGCCAGACCCAGGTCACGCTGAGCCAGTCGCGGCGGCCGGAGGAATACCAGGACGTCCTCGAGTCCAACCTGGAGGAGCTGAACCGGCTTGGCCATATTGCCGAGAACATCCTGTTCCTGGCGCAGGCCGACCATGCCGGGCTGGTTATCGAGCGCGCCCCGGTGTCGCTGCCTGACGAGCTCAACAAGATCGCCGAGTATTTCGAAGGGCCGGCGGACGAGAAGGCGATGACGTTCGACGTGGAGGCGCTCGGCACGGTCTGGGCCAATCCGCTGCTGTGCCGCCGCGCCATCAACAACCTGGTGGTCAATGCCGTGCGCTACGGCGCGCCGGGCAGCGTGGTGCGGCTCAGCAGCACCGAAGAGCCTGACGGCATCGTCGTTGCGGTGGAAAACCAGGGCGAGGCCATCCCGCAAGCCCAGCTCGACCGCCTGTTCGACCGCTTCTATCGCGGCGATGCGGCGCGCAGCCGGGTCGCGGAGTCCAACGGCCTCGGCCTGGCCATCGTGAAGGCCATCATGGTGCTGCACGGCGGCGGCGTGATGGCCAGTTGCCCCGCGCCGGGGCTGGTGCGGTTTGCGCTGCGGTTCCCGCGGCAGCAAGGCGTGGCTTCCTGA
- a CDS encoding globin domain-containing protein, with amino-acid sequence MLSEQSRPLIDASVPVLREHGLAITQTFYRNMFADRPELTNLFNMGNQANGSQQQSLASAVFAYAANYGDNSALAPVVSRIVHKHASVGIKPSHYAIVARHLLGAIGEVLGDAATPALVAAWDEAYWLLAAELIAAEARLYARAQTGPDHRQPVRIVAREAQSADITAFTLEAVGGTTLADFLPGQYISVVVELTPSAFQQRQYSLSDAPNGKTWRISVKRDRGNGEDLPAGAVSNWLHENAREGDVLLVSQPFGDFAPRIEPSTPIVLLSAGVGVTPMISALNTVAQRNPSRKVVFGHAARMASHVAHLNDVRHAARKLPKLRTHFFLESGEPAEFLAQPALPGRMDIDVILADEDLADADFYLCGPLPFMQAQRAALQARGVKADRVHREVFGPDLLDTLL; translated from the coding sequence GTGCTGTCCGAACAATCGAGACCCCTGATCGACGCGAGCGTGCCCGTGCTGCGCGAACATGGCCTGGCCATTACCCAGACGTTCTATCGCAACATGTTTGCCGATCGGCCCGAGCTGACCAACCTGTTCAACATGGGCAACCAGGCCAATGGTTCGCAGCAGCAGTCGCTGGCTTCCGCCGTGTTCGCCTACGCCGCCAACTATGGCGACAACAGCGCCCTGGCTCCGGTGGTCAGCCGCATCGTCCACAAGCATGCATCGGTCGGCATCAAACCCAGCCACTACGCCATCGTCGCGCGCCACCTGCTCGGCGCCATCGGCGAAGTGCTGGGCGATGCCGCCACCCCGGCGCTGGTCGCCGCCTGGGACGAAGCCTACTGGCTGCTCGCCGCCGAACTGATCGCCGCGGAAGCCCGCCTCTACGCGCGCGCGCAAACCGGTCCCGATCACCGCCAGCCCGTGCGCATCGTCGCGCGCGAAGCACAAAGCGCCGACATCACCGCCTTCACGCTCGAAGCCGTGGGCGGCACCACGCTGGCCGACTTCCTGCCCGGCCAGTACATCTCCGTGGTGGTGGAACTCACCCCCAGCGCCTTCCAGCAGCGCCAGTACAGTTTGTCCGACGCGCCCAACGGCAAGACCTGGCGCATCTCGGTCAAGCGTGACCGTGGCAATGGCGAGGATCTGCCCGCCGGCGCGGTCTCGAACTGGCTGCACGAAAACGCCCGCGAAGGCGACGTGCTGCTGGTCAGCCAGCCCTTCGGCGACTTCGCCCCGCGCATCGAGCCCAGCACCCCCATCGTGCTGCTCTCGGCCGGCGTCGGTGTCACGCCCATGATCAGCGCGCTGAACACCGTCGCGCAGCGCAATCCTTCACGCAAGGTGGTATTCGGCCACGCCGCGCGCATGGCTTCGCACGTGGCGCACCTGAATGACGTCAGGCATGCCGCGCGCAAGCTGCCCAAGCTGCGCACGCACTTTTTCCTGGAATCCGGGGAGCCGGCGGAATTTCTGGCGCAACCCGCCCTGCCCGGCCGCATGGATATCGATGTGATTCTGGCCGACGAAGATCTTGCGGATGCGGACTTCTACCTGTGCGGGCCGCTGCCATTCATGCAGGCACAGCGCGCGGCGCTGCAGGCGCGAGGCGTGAAGGCGGACCGGGTGCACCGGGAGGTGTTCGGACCGGATCTGCTGGATACGCTGCTGTAA
- a CDS encoding RrF2 family transcriptional regulator yields the protein MRLTDYTDYSLRTLIYVAVHPGELVTIQHIADAFGIPKNHLIKIVQKLGQAGFLHTVRGRAGGIALGRPAAQINVGEVIRTMESDFNLVECFQGDDNHCIITRVCGLRGVLSAALRAYFEVLDAYSLQDLVEKPAALTRAFGDGGAATLTGIPVKNVTRKARASRATAEGAGEQ from the coding sequence ATGAGACTGACTGACTACACCGACTACAGTCTGCGGACCCTGATCTATGTGGCGGTCCATCCGGGCGAACTGGTCACCATCCAGCACATCGCGGATGCATTCGGCATTCCCAAGAACCACCTGATCAAGATCGTGCAAAAGCTCGGCCAGGCCGGCTTCCTGCATACGGTGCGCGGGCGCGCAGGTGGCATCGCGCTGGGCCGGCCGGCTGCGCAGATCAATGTGGGCGAAGTGATCCGGACCATGGAGTCGGATTTCAACCTGGTGGAGTGCTTCCAGGGCGATGACAATCACTGCATCATCACCCGCGTATGCGGCTTGCGCGGCGTGCTGTCCGCAGCGTTGCGGGCTTATTTCGAGGTGCTGGACGCGTATAGCCTGCAGGATCTGGTGGAGAAGCCTGCGGCGCTCACCCGGGCGTTTGGCGACGGCGGCGCGGCCACCCTGACCGGCATCCCGGTCAAGAACGTGACGCGCAAGGCCAGGGCCTCTCGGGCGACCGCCGAGGGTGCCGGCGAGCAGTAA
- a CDS encoding DHA2 family efflux MFS transporter permease subunit, producing MENANTAEPLQPPPLTGGKLVLATFAVALATFMNVLDSSIANVAIPTISGNLGVSVDEGTWVITLFAAANAVSIPLTGWLTQRIGQIRLFVGAILLFVLSSWLCGIAPTLPILLAARVLQGAVAGPLIPLSQAILLGSYPKQRSSTALALWAMTATVGPIAGPALGGWMTDRYSWSWIFYINIPVGLFAAAVTWIIYRSRETPKRALPIDKVGLASLITWVAALQIMLDKGKDLDWFHSSLIVGLGVVALISFIFFVIWELTEEHPIVDLKLFARRNFLGGTVAISVAYGVFFANLVLLPQWMQQYLGYPAVNAGLVTAPLGIFAVILGPVLGKIMPRSDARVLATMAFAGFAAVFFMRSGYTTTVDTWTLVLPTLLQGIPTALFFVPLTAIILSGLSPDKIPAAAGLSNFVRVFTGALGTSLASTAWNDRNVLHHSQLAEQASQHNPAFVHALEALQATAGFSHDQAMAFFERNLTTQAAMLGLNDIFWISGVIFIVIIPLIWFTKPAKGGNAAAGAAAH from the coding sequence ATGGAAAACGCCAACACAGCCGAACCGCTCCAGCCCCCGCCGCTTACCGGCGGCAAGCTGGTGCTAGCCACCTTCGCGGTAGCGCTCGCCACCTTCATGAACGTGCTCGACTCGTCGATCGCCAACGTGGCCATTCCCACCATCTCCGGCAACCTCGGTGTGTCGGTGGACGAAGGCACGTGGGTCATCACGCTGTTCGCCGCCGCCAACGCCGTATCGATCCCGCTCACAGGCTGGCTGACCCAGCGCATCGGGCAAATCCGCCTGTTCGTCGGCGCCATCCTGCTGTTCGTGCTGTCATCCTGGCTGTGCGGCATTGCGCCCACCCTGCCGATCCTGCTGGCCGCGCGCGTGCTGCAAGGCGCCGTGGCCGGCCCGCTGATTCCGCTCTCGCAGGCCATCCTGCTAGGCTCGTACCCCAAGCAACGCAGCTCCACCGCGCTGGCGCTGTGGGCCATGACGGCTACCGTGGGCCCGATTGCCGGCCCGGCGCTGGGCGGCTGGATGACCGACCGCTACTCGTGGTCCTGGATCTTCTACATCAACATTCCCGTAGGCCTGTTCGCCGCCGCCGTGACCTGGATCATCTACCGCTCGCGTGAAACACCGAAGCGCGCCCTGCCGATCGACAAGGTTGGCCTGGCTTCGCTCATCACCTGGGTGGCAGCGCTGCAGATCATGCTCGACAAGGGCAAGGATCTCGACTGGTTCCATTCGTCGCTGATCGTGGGCCTGGGTGTCGTTGCCTTGATCAGCTTTATCTTCTTCGTGATCTGGGAGCTGACCGAGGAACATCCGATCGTCGATCTCAAGCTGTTTGCCAGGCGCAACTTCCTGGGCGGCACCGTGGCGATCTCGGTAGCCTACGGCGTATTCTTCGCCAACCTGGTCCTGCTGCCGCAATGGATGCAGCAGTACCTTGGCTACCCGGCCGTGAATGCCGGCCTGGTGACCGCACCGCTGGGCATCTTCGCCGTGATACTGGGGCCGGTGCTGGGCAAGATCATGCCGCGCTCCGATGCGCGGGTGCTGGCGACCATGGCCTTTGCCGGCTTCGCCGCAGTGTTCTTCATGCGCTCGGGCTACACCACCACCGTGGACACCTGGACGCTGGTGCTGCCCACGTTGCTGCAAGGCATCCCCACCGCGCTGTTCTTCGTGCCGCTGACCGCGATCATCCTGTCGGGGCTGTCGCCGGACAAGATTCCGGCCGCCGCAGGCCTGTCGAACTTTGTTCGCGTGTTCACCGGCGCGCTAGGGACGTCGCTGGCCAGCACGGCCTGGAACGACCGCAATGTCCTGCACCACTCGCAACTCGCGGAGCAGGCCAGCCAGCACAACCCGGCCTTTGTGCACGCGCTGGAAGCCTTGCAGGCCACGGCCGGTTTCAGCCATGACCAGGCGATGGCGTTCTTCGAACGCAACCTCACCACGCAAGCCGCCATGCTTGGGTTGAACGATATCTTCTGGATCTCGGGCGTGATCTTCATCGTGATCATTCCGCTGATCTGGTTCACCAAGCCAGCCAAGGGCGGCAATGCTGCCGCTGGTGCGGCCGCGCATTGA
- a CDS encoding HlyD family efflux transporter periplasmic adaptor subunit, whose translation MTKATQTETTADNNSSSSTARKMATRKRLLAALGLASLLAAGGYAGYYFTYAVHHEDTDDAYVNGNLVQLTPQVSGTVISVNADDTQIVQAGEAVVNLDPADAQVALGNAQAQLAQTVRQVSALYVNNNVYQAAIQQRQADLAKARDDFQRRSQVTETGAVSAEDVAHARDAVKTAEAALEVARQQLASNRTMTDQTTVAEHPAVQAAAAKLRDAHLALARNTLPAPVTGYVARRSVQVGQRVAPGAPMLAIVPLDGVWVDANFKEVQLQHMRIGQPVVLRADVYGSSVRYHGRVVGFSAGTGSAFSALPAQNATGNWIKVVQRLPARIELDPAELRAHPLQIGLSMQVDVDTRDRSGAQLGAVKKTTYSTDVYRGYGEQADAEIARIIALNSTSGASSQAAQATAVAAKTAEKPAKGAVL comes from the coding sequence ATGACCAAAGCTACCCAGACCGAAACCACCGCCGACAACAACAGCAGCAGCAGCACCGCCCGCAAGATGGCCACCCGCAAGCGCCTGCTCGCCGCGCTGGGCCTGGCCTCCCTGCTTGCCGCCGGCGGCTACGCGGGCTACTACTTCACCTACGCCGTGCATCACGAAGACACCGACGACGCCTACGTCAACGGCAACCTCGTGCAGCTCACGCCGCAGGTCAGCGGCACCGTGATCAGCGTCAACGCCGACGACACGCAGATCGTCCAGGCCGGCGAAGCCGTGGTCAACCTCGACCCGGCCGATGCGCAGGTCGCGCTGGGCAACGCCCAGGCTCAGCTCGCGCAGACGGTGCGCCAGGTCAGCGCCCTCTACGTCAACAACAACGTCTACCAGGCCGCGATCCAGCAGCGCCAGGCCGACCTGGCCAAGGCCCGCGACGACTTCCAGCGCCGCAGCCAGGTGACGGAAACCGGGGCCGTGTCCGCGGAAGACGTGGCCCACGCCCGCGACGCGGTCAAGACCGCCGAGGCCGCGCTCGAAGTTGCCCGCCAGCAACTTGCCTCCAACCGCACCATGACCGACCAGACCACGGTCGCCGAGCACCCTGCCGTACAGGCCGCCGCCGCCAAGCTGCGCGACGCGCATCTCGCCTTGGCGCGCAACACGCTGCCGGCACCCGTCACGGGCTATGTGGCGCGCCGCTCGGTGCAGGTCGGCCAGCGCGTAGCCCCGGGCGCGCCGATGCTGGCTATCGTCCCGCTGGATGGCGTGTGGGTGGATGCCAACTTCAAGGAAGTCCAGCTCCAGCACATGCGAATCGGCCAGCCGGTCGTGCTGCGCGCGGACGTGTACGGCAGCAGCGTGCGCTATCACGGCCGCGTGGTGGGCTTCTCCGCCGGCACCGGCAGCGCGTTCTCGGCCTTGCCGGCACAAAACGCCACCGGCAACTGGATCAAGGTGGTGCAACGCCTGCCCGCCCGCATCGAGCTCGACCCGGCGGAGCTGCGTGCCCACCCGCTGCAGATCGGCTTGTCGATGCAGGTCGACGTGGACACCCGGGACCGCAGCGGCGCGCAACTCGGCGCGGTCAAGAAGACCACCTACAGCACCGATGTCTACCGTGGCTATGGGGAGCAAGCCGATGCTGAAATCGCTCGCATCATCGCGCTGAACAGCACCTCGGGCGCATCCAGCCAGGCCGCACAGGCTACCGCGGTTGCCGCGAAGACGGCTGAAAAACCGGCCAAAGGGGCCGTCCTGTAA
- a CDS encoding efflux transporter outer membrane subunit, producing MKTQTSRTTGRALRSPKVLPLLLSAWLAGCANYTGISSDKHIAESAALETTASLPAEQGHWPAADWAAQFGDAQLRGLIAEALEGSPSIDMAKARLAAAAAYSEGANANTLPRVDAGYALTRQQYSATAMVPPPVAGSWQTENRGVISAAYELDLWGKNREALASSVSARRAAEAESEQVRLSVSSAVARAYNELARLYALLDIARDEVGQRSALARITHARAASGLDTEVEQRTADANLDASNAAVTALNGAILNTRYQLGALLGRGPDRGLALARPTLSPGDAVRLPDNLPADLVSRRPDIVAARWRVDASTHDIKVAKAGFYPDINLSAAIGLDAFGFGRFLTAASRTASAGPAIHLPIFDAGALRAQLKGRYAEFDLAVANYNQTLIGALTDVATQLAQIRTIDAQLVDALRAEQNSRRARDLALAQYRQGLTTQLTVLNAETSALARTQAVAQLRMTRRDRQIALAASLGGGYTDTSGVAATAVAATPPVLRAAAPGAPGQPQ from the coding sequence ATGAAAACACAGACATCTCGAACGACCGGCCGCGCCCTGCGCTCCCCCAAGGTCCTGCCCCTGCTGCTCAGCGCCTGGCTCGCCGGCTGCGCCAACTACACGGGCATCTCCAGCGACAAGCACATTGCCGAGTCCGCTGCGCTGGAAACCACCGCCAGCCTGCCCGCCGAGCAAGGCCACTGGCCCGCGGCGGACTGGGCCGCCCAGTTCGGCGACGCGCAGCTGCGCGGGCTGATTGCCGAGGCGCTCGAAGGCAGCCCGTCGATCGACATGGCCAAGGCGCGCCTGGCCGCCGCCGCCGCCTACAGCGAAGGCGCCAATGCCAACACCTTGCCGCGCGTGGACGCCGGTTACGCCTTGACCCGCCAGCAGTACTCGGCCACGGCCATGGTGCCACCGCCCGTTGCGGGCTCCTGGCAGACCGAAAACCGTGGCGTGATCAGCGCCGCCTATGAACTCGACCTGTGGGGCAAGAACCGCGAAGCGCTGGCCTCATCGGTCTCGGCCCGCCGCGCCGCCGAGGCGGAATCGGAGCAGGTCCGCCTGTCCGTCAGCTCGGCCGTGGCCCGCGCCTATAACGAGCTGGCCCGCCTGTACGCCCTGCTTGACATCGCCCGGGACGAAGTCGGGCAGCGCAGCGCGCTGGCCCGCATCACTCACGCCCGCGCCGCCTCCGGCCTGGACACGGAAGTGGAACAACGCACCGCCGACGCCAACCTCGACGCCAGCAACGCAGCGGTCACGGCGCTCAACGGCGCCATCCTCAATACCCGCTACCAGCTGGGCGCCCTGCTCGGCCGCGGCCCGGACCGCGGGCTGGCCCTCGCGCGGCCCACGCTGAGCCCCGGCGATGCCGTACGCCTGCCGGACAACCTCCCGGCCGACCTGGTCTCGCGCCGCCCCGACATCGTTGCCGCACGGTGGCGCGTGGATGCCAGCACCCACGACATCAAGGTGGCCAAGGCCGGCTTCTACCCCGACATCAACCTGAGCGCCGCGATCGGCCTGGATGCCTTTGGCTTTGGCCGCTTTCTCACCGCCGCCAGCCGCACCGCCAGCGCCGGCCCGGCCATCCACCTGCCGATCTTCGATGCCGGCGCGCTGCGCGCGCAGTTGAAGGGCCGCTATGCGGAATTCGACCTGGCAGTGGCGAACTACAACCAGACGCTGATCGGCGCCCTGACCGACGTGGCGACGCAACTGGCACAGATCCGCACAATCGATGCGCAACTGGTCGATGCACTGCGCGCCGAGCAAAACAGCCGCCGTGCCCGCGACCTGGCTCTTGCGCAATATCGCCAGGGCCTGACGACCCAGCTCACCGTGCTGAATGCGGAAACCAGCGCGCTGGCCCGCACCCAGGCCGTGGCCCAGCTGCGCATGACGCGCCGCGACCGCCAGATCGCGCTGGCGGCGTCTCTTGGCGGCGGCTACACGGATACGTCCGGCGTGGCGGCCACCGCGGTGGCCGCCACGCCGCCAGTCCTTCGCGCCGCCGCCCCGGGCGCTCCCGGACAGCCGCAATAG
- a CDS encoding MarR family winged helix-turn-helix transcriptional regulator, with product MKHYTKGTFNLTESVGFYLNKARNLVLMEMDAALKELDITTQQMGILLSLSRGMATTPFELSKLLVIDTGLMTRILDKLEHKGLLTRSRSVDDRRVVNLELTAKGHSVADQIPEIAPEVLNARLKDFSKSEFNELLRLLDKFSAA from the coding sequence ATGAAGCACTACACGAAGGGGACCTTCAACCTGACGGAGAGCGTCGGTTTTTATCTCAACAAGGCCCGCAATCTTGTGCTGATGGAGATGGACGCGGCCCTGAAGGAACTGGATATCACCACCCAGCAGATGGGCATCCTGCTGTCGCTGTCGCGCGGCATGGCCACCACCCCGTTTGAGTTGAGCAAGCTGCTGGTGATCGACACCGGCCTGATGACCCGCATCCTCGACAAGCTGGAGCACAAGGGCCTGTTGACCCGCTCGCGCAGCGTGGATGACCGCCGCGTGGTGAACCTGGAACTTACCGCCAAGGGCCACAGCGTTGCCGACCAGATCCCGGAGATTGCCCCCGAGGTGCTCAATGCGCGCCTCAAGGATTTCAGCAAGAGCGAGTTCAACGAATTGTTGCGCCTGCTCGACAAATTCTCGGCCGCCTGA
- a CDS encoding AraC family transcriptional regulator — translation MSSRPSHPSASVSVAADTESLVAAFADASERPDGPALIAMRGADKADNEFRLGTRELGWHSHVRGQLFCIDNGLVHVRTRRGSWLLPAQRAGWMPPGEMHRVTISGVLSGWNVWIAPTAAQDLPSMPCVVGTSDVMRALVSRAASWPSPFTLDAAQERITAVLLDEIRQAPQQPLHLPLPTDRRACRISNAILAQPDDHRSLVEWAAWAGLSARTLSRLFLGETGLSFANWRQQARLTLALERLARGEAVGDVAQALGYATPSNFIAMFRRAFGDSPARYFASRGVNA, via the coding sequence ATGTCATCGCGCCCATCCCATCCCTCGGCTTCCGTCAGCGTGGCGGCAGATACGGAAAGCCTCGTGGCCGCCTTTGCCGACGCCAGCGAGCGGCCGGACGGCCCGGCCCTGATCGCCATGCGCGGCGCCGACAAGGCGGACAACGAGTTCCGGCTCGGCACGCGTGAGCTGGGCTGGCACAGCCACGTGCGCGGCCAGCTGTTCTGCATCGACAACGGCCTGGTGCATGTCCGCACGCGGCGCGGCTCTTGGCTGCTGCCCGCCCAGCGAGCTGGCTGGATGCCGCCGGGAGAAATGCACCGGGTCACGATCAGCGGCGTGCTGAGCGGCTGGAATGTGTGGATCGCGCCCACCGCGGCGCAGGACCTGCCCAGCATGCCCTGCGTGGTAGGGACCAGCGATGTGATGCGCGCGCTCGTCAGCCGCGCTGCGTCGTGGCCTTCGCCATTCACGCTGGACGCCGCACAAGAGCGAATCACTGCGGTGCTGCTGGATGAGATCCGGCAGGCGCCACAACAACCCCTGCACCTGCCGCTGCCGACCGACCGGCGCGCCTGCCGGATCAGCAACGCCATCCTGGCACAGCCCGACGACCACCGCAGCCTGGTGGAATGGGCGGCCTGGGCCGGCTTGTCCGCGCGTACGCTTTCCCGCCTGTTCCTGGGCGAGACCGGCCTGAGCTTTGCCAACTGGCGGCAGCAGGCCCGGCTCACGCTGGCGCTGGAGCGGCTCGCGCGCGGCGAGGCCGTGGGCGACGTTGCGCAGGCGCTGGGCTACGCCACGCCAAGCAACTTCATCGCCATGTTCCGCCGAGCCTTTGGCGATTCTCCGGCCCGGTACTTCGCCAGCCGCGGGGTGAACGCGTAG